The following are from one region of the Rosistilla carotiformis genome:
- a CDS encoding NADH:ubiquinone reductase (Na(+)-transporting) subunit D, whose protein sequence is MAALKSKDVLLGPVFHNNPIALQILGICSALAVTNKMSTAFVMCLAVTCVTAMSNAAVSSIRTYIPSNIRIIVQMTVIASLVILVDQMLKAYLFDISKQLSVFVGLIITNCIVMGRAEGFAMKNSVGMSFLDGIGNGLGYSMVLMVVAFFRELLGNGSLFGYQVMELTRNGGWYNPNNLMLLPPSAFFLIGFLIWAIRVARPEQVEEA, encoded by the coding sequence ATGGCTGCTCTAAAATCAAAAGACGTTTTGCTGGGACCGGTTTTCCATAACAACCCGATCGCCTTGCAAATCCTGGGAATCTGTTCCGCTCTGGCGGTCACCAACAAGATGAGCACCGCATTTGTGATGTGCTTGGCGGTGACCTGCGTGACGGCGATGAGCAACGCCGCGGTCAGTTCGATCCGAACTTATATCCCCAGCAACATTCGGATCATCGTGCAGATGACCGTGATCGCATCGCTGGTGATTCTGGTCGACCAAATGCTGAAGGCTTACCTGTTCGATATCAGTAAACAATTGTCAGTCTTCGTTGGTCTGATCATCACGAACTGTATCGTGATGGGACGCGCCGAAGGCTTTGCGATGAAAAATAGCGTCGGGATGAGCTTCCTGGACGGCATCGGCAACGGTCTCGGTTACAGCATGGTGCTGATGGTCGTTGCGTTTTTCCGAGAACTACTGGGCAACGGATCGCTGTTCGGATACCAGGTCATGGAATTGACTCGCAACGGTGGTTGGTACAACCCCAACAACTTGATGTTGTTGCCGCCGAGTGCGTTTTTCCTGATCGGGTTCCTGATCTGGGCGATTCGCGTCGCACGGCCCGAACAAGTCGAGGAGGCTTAA
- the mqnB gene encoding futalosine hydrolase: MLDPVPDTSVAPRSADFATTSHGLVLVPTLAELNGIRQSLGNPSGIVFELCGFGPIAAAARTASLLAQHRPSRVYLVGIAGAVGTQLSVGQASAFDRVSCYGVGAGSGIRHQSAAELGWNQWSPEAGDSIVIGPPSQPSRHLVSVCSASADAADVQAYRGRFPDALAEDMEGFGVAMACHLNRVGLSIIRGISNVAGDRDKSRWRIAAALNAAGELLRQVIDLDRSNQGTHCG, translated from the coding sequence ATGCTCGATCCAGTCCCTGACACTTCAGTCGCTCCTCGATCGGCCGACTTTGCCACAACATCCCACGGCTTGGTACTGGTTCCAACGTTGGCGGAGCTAAATGGGATTCGGCAATCCTTGGGAAATCCTAGCGGCATCGTCTTTGAATTGTGCGGTTTTGGACCGATCGCGGCGGCGGCCCGAACCGCCAGCTTGCTTGCACAGCACCGTCCCAGCCGTGTTTATCTCGTTGGAATTGCCGGAGCAGTAGGAACGCAGTTGTCCGTTGGCCAAGCGAGTGCCTTTGATCGCGTCAGTTGCTACGGGGTGGGGGCGGGCAGCGGAATTCGACATCAAAGTGCCGCCGAATTGGGTTGGAACCAATGGTCCCCCGAAGCGGGCGATTCGATCGTGATCGGTCCCCCGTCGCAACCATCCCGGCATCTGGTGAGCGTCTGTTCGGCATCGGCCGACGCGGCCGACGTGCAGGCTTACCGCGGGCGTTTCCCCGACGCGCTGGCGGAAGACATGGAAGGCTTCGGTGTAGCGATGGCCTGCCATTTAAATCGTGTGGGGCTCTCGATCATCCGGGGTATTTCCAATGTGGCCGGGGATCGCGATAAATCGCGCTGGCGGATCGCAGCGGCGCTGAACGCTGCCGGTGAATTGTTGCGGCAAGTTATCGATCTCGACCGCTCAAACCAAGGAACGCATTGCGGATGA
- a CDS encoding Gfo/Idh/MocA family protein, translated as MSISRRTFFVSAATAVAASSIASAAPARRRVAVIGHTGRGDFGHGLDTVWHQIPEAEIVAVADANQAGLARELTKLQVEQGFGDYEKMLQQVQPEFVAICSRHADQHHAMALAAIEAGARGLYIEKPICRTPAEADTLLAACAKHSAKIAVAHRNRYHPALPQIQQLIAEGRIGNLLELRGRGKGDHRGGAEDLWVLGSHILNLVDYFTGPPKSCSAVMLQEGRPVTAADVRPGAEGLGPLAGNALHARYETAAGPIAYYDSVAKDGTAGTAFCLQLLGSEGTITIHMDGRPLAYLCEGSPFRPPKTPRQWLPISSGGAGVAEPNPEAVADSSHHITAVRDLIEAVDENRRPLCDMQNAATTVEMICGVFESHRQGGAAVELPLKNRDNALTKL; from the coding sequence ATGAGTATCTCACGCCGCACCTTTTTCGTCTCTGCCGCAACCGCAGTTGCCGCGTCATCGATTGCCTCCGCCGCCCCCGCCCGACGGCGTGTCGCAGTGATTGGACACACGGGAAGAGGCGACTTTGGACATGGGCTCGATACGGTTTGGCACCAGATTCCCGAAGCGGAGATCGTTGCGGTGGCTGACGCCAATCAAGCGGGGCTGGCGCGTGAGTTGACCAAACTGCAGGTCGAACAAGGGTTTGGGGACTACGAAAAGATGCTGCAACAGGTGCAGCCCGAATTCGTTGCGATCTGCTCTCGCCATGCCGACCAACACCATGCGATGGCGCTGGCAGCGATCGAAGCGGGCGCACGCGGACTGTACATCGAAAAACCGATCTGCCGGACGCCGGCGGAAGCCGATACGCTGCTGGCCGCTTGCGCGAAACATTCCGCCAAGATCGCCGTCGCACACCGCAATCGCTACCACCCCGCCTTGCCGCAGATCCAACAGTTGATCGCCGAGGGCCGGATCGGCAACCTGTTGGAATTACGCGGTCGCGGCAAGGGGGACCACCGCGGTGGTGCAGAGGATTTGTGGGTGCTGGGCAGCCACATACTGAACCTTGTCGACTACTTCACGGGCCCTCCGAAAAGCTGCTCAGCGGTGATGCTGCAAGAGGGGAGGCCGGTGACGGCGGCCGACGTACGTCCGGGAGCGGAAGGGTTGGGGCCGCTGGCCGGCAACGCCCTACACGCCCGCTACGAAACGGCCGCCGGCCCGATCGCCTACTACGATTCGGTTGCCAAAGACGGCACCGCAGGGACCGCGTTTTGCCTCCAGTTATTGGGCAGCGAGGGGACGATCACGATCCACATGGACGGTCGGCCGTTGGCTTATTTGTGCGAAGGGAGTCCGTTTCGGCCGCCGAAGACGCCGCGGCAATGGCTGCCGATCAGCAGCGGCGGGGCGGGAGTGGCGGAGCCGAACCCCGAGGCGGTCGCCGATTCATCGCATCACATCACGGCAGTTCGCGATCTGATCGAAGCGGTCGACGAGAACCGTCGTCCATTGTGCGACATGCAAAACGCCGCGACGACGGTGGAGATGATCTGTGGCGTTTTTGAATCGCACCGCCAGGGAGGCGCCGCCGTCGAACTGCCGCTAAAAAACCGCGACAACGCACTGACAAAGCTGTGA
- the rpiB gene encoding ribose 5-phosphate isomerase B, with protein sequence MSNASSLIYAIGGDHAGFPLKSVVTQTLTDQHLQIVDCGAHDETSSDFPDFALAVGEAIRSGKADRGILVCGSGVGVSVAANKIPGIRAALCHDCYSARQGVEHDDMNVLCIGARIIGPELAMECIRAFLGARYTPSERHARRLAKLLEIEQRFMKS encoded by the coding sequence ATGAGTAACGCATCTTCTCTGATTTACGCCATCGGTGGCGATCACGCTGGCTTTCCGCTGAAGTCGGTCGTCACGCAAACGTTGACCGACCAGCATTTGCAGATCGTCGATTGTGGCGCTCACGATGAAACCAGCAGCGACTTTCCCGACTTCGCCCTCGCCGTGGGGGAAGCGATTCGCTCGGGCAAAGCCGATCGTGGGATCTTGGTCTGCGGCAGCGGAGTGGGAGTCAGCGTGGCGGCGAACAAAATCCCAGGCATTCGAGCGGCGTTGTGCCACGATTGCTACTCGGCTCGTCAGGGAGTTGAGCACGACGACATGAACGTGTTGTGCATCGGAGCTCGGATCATCGGCCCCGAGCTAGCAATGGAGTGCATCCGCGCGTTCCTGGGAGCCCGTTACACCCCCTCGGAACGTCACGCCCGCCGATTGGCCAAGTTGTTGGAAATCGAGCAACGGTTCATGAAGTCATAA
- a CDS encoding menaquinone biosynthesis family protein, with product MKIRLGISTCPNDTFTFHALMARRVDWRGLDFEIELLDIQQLNDRLFAGDFDVAKTSFHAALLLAGQTVVLPSGSALGFGVGPLLLSDRQGHRPGSTAETTLCPGQHTTATLLFQLFYPQTTQIEQVVFSQIMPMLRTGQADFGVCIHEGRFTWQDEGLGLVEDLGTRWESETGCPLPLGGLVARRNLSDDTLARVQGVIHDSLRYAMADRGAAIPTMRRYAQEFNDDVLMQHVDLYVNDWTVDLGPVGGNALRQLSQRAAESGILPCGLPPLQVWDGSW from the coding sequence ATGAAAATTCGACTGGGAATATCAACCTGCCCCAACGACACTTTCACGTTTCACGCTTTGATGGCGCGTCGGGTCGACTGGCGGGGCCTCGATTTTGAAATCGAACTGCTCGACATCCAACAGCTCAACGATCGCTTGTTCGCAGGCGACTTTGATGTCGCCAAAACCAGCTTCCACGCCGCGCTGCTGCTGGCCGGACAGACGGTGGTGCTGCCCAGCGGTTCCGCACTCGGGTTTGGCGTCGGCCCGTTGCTGCTTTCGGACCGCCAAGGGCACCGCCCCGGCTCGACCGCCGAAACGACGCTTTGTCCCGGACAGCACACCACCGCAACGTTATTGTTTCAGTTGTTTTACCCCCAAACGACGCAGATCGAGCAGGTCGTCTTTTCGCAGATCATGCCGATGCTACGCACCGGCCAAGCCGACTTTGGCGTCTGCATCCACGAGGGACGCTTCACTTGGCAAGACGAGGGACTTGGCCTGGTGGAGGATCTCGGCACGCGATGGGAATCGGAAACGGGATGCCCCTTGCCGTTGGGCGGCTTGGTCGCGCGGCGCAACTTGTCCGACGACACGCTCGCTCGCGTTCAGGGCGTGATCCACGATTCGCTCCGCTACGCGATGGCCGATCGCGGCGCGGCGATTCCCACGATGCGACGATATGCCCAGGAGTTCAACGACGACGTGTTGATGCAGCATGTCGACTTGTACGTCAACGACTGGACGGTCGACTTGGGCCCCGTTGGCGGCAACGCGCTCCGCCAGCTTTCGCAGCGCGCGGCGGAAAGCGGAATCTTGCCTTGCGGCCTGCCGCCATTGCAGGTATGGGATGGTTCGTGGTGA
- the nqrE gene encoding NADH:ubiquinone reductase (Na(+)-transporting) subunit E has protein sequence MTIFMKAVFIENLALAFFLGMCTFLAISKNVKTAVGLGLAVIVIQSITVPANNLIYTYLLKEGALARFLGSEYSTLNLEFLGFISYIGVIAAMVQILEMVLDRFFPPLYNALGIFLPLITVNCAILGGSLFMVQREYDFAQSVTYGFGSGVGWALAIAALAGIREKMKYSDVPPGLRGLGITFITVGLMAMAFMAFGGI, from the coding sequence ATGACTATCTTTATGAAGGCTGTCTTCATCGAGAACTTGGCGCTAGCCTTCTTCTTGGGAATGTGCACCTTCTTGGCGATCTCCAAAAATGTGAAGACCGCCGTGGGCCTGGGCCTGGCTGTGATCGTGATCCAATCGATCACCGTTCCCGCCAACAACTTGATCTACACCTACCTGTTGAAAGAGGGGGCGTTGGCACGCTTTCTTGGTAGCGAATATTCGACGCTGAACTTGGAATTCTTGGGCTTCATCAGCTACATCGGCGTGATCGCCGCGATGGTCCAGATCCTCGAGATGGTGTTGGATCGCTTCTTTCCACCGCTGTACAACGCGTTGGGAATCTTCCTGCCGTTGATCACCGTGAACTGTGCAATCCTTGGCGGTAGCTTGTTCATGGTCCAACGCGAATACGATTTCGCGCAGAGCGTTACCTATGGTTTCGGCTCGGGCGTTGGATGGGCGTTGGCGATCGCCGCGCTTGCAGGAATTCGCGAGAAGATGAAGTATTCAGATGTCCCCCCGGGGCTTCGTGGCTTGGGAATCACTTTTATCACCGTCGGTTTGATGGCGATGGCTTTCATGGCCTTCGGCGGCATCTAA
- the nqrF gene encoding NADH:ubiquinone reductase (Na(+)-transporting) subunit F, with protein MTIFFGVLMFTGVIFLLVGVILGAKKILVPSGDVKININDQKDISVPAGGKLLGALADAGIFVSSACGGGGTCAQCKVKILEGGGEILDTERNHISKKEAACGERLSCQVAVKQDMKVEVPHEAFETKKWECTVRSNNNVATFIKELVLELPEGEDVAFKAGGYIQIECPPHTVHYKDYEIEPKFHEDWDKFNIWRYTSVVEEPVVRAYSMANYPGEKGIIMLNVRVASPPPRAPEDTPPGKMSSYIFGLKPGDKVTISGPYGEFFIKDTESEMVYIGGGAGMAPLRSHLFELFRNLKTGRKVSYWYGGRSHRELFYVDHFRKIEEEFPNFKFNIALSEPLPEDNWTGYRGFIHQVLYNEYLKDHPAPEDIEYYICGPPMMNAAVFKLLDDLGVEKENVAYDDFGG; from the coding sequence ATGACCATTTTCTTCGGCGTATTGATGTTCACCGGGGTCATCTTCCTGCTGGTTGGCGTGATTCTGGGTGCAAAAAAGATCTTGGTCCCCTCGGGCGACGTCAAGATCAACATCAACGATCAAAAAGACATCAGCGTCCCCGCTGGCGGTAAATTGCTGGGCGCGTTGGCTGACGCGGGAATCTTCGTTTCCAGCGCCTGCGGTGGCGGTGGTACCTGTGCCCAGTGCAAGGTGAAGATCCTTGAAGGTGGCGGCGAGATCCTCGACACCGAACGCAACCATATCTCGAAAAAAGAAGCTGCCTGTGGCGAACGTCTGTCGTGTCAAGTTGCGGTTAAGCAAGACATGAAGGTCGAGGTGCCACACGAAGCCTTCGAGACCAAGAAATGGGAGTGCACGGTCCGCAGCAACAACAACGTCGCGACCTTCATCAAAGAATTGGTGTTGGAATTGCCCGAAGGGGAAGACGTTGCGTTTAAGGCGGGCGGTTACATCCAGATCGAGTGCCCACCTCACACGGTTCACTACAAAGACTATGAAATTGAACCCAAGTTCCACGAGGACTGGGACAAGTTCAACATCTGGCGTTACACGTCGGTCGTCGAAGAGCCAGTGGTTCGCGCCTACTCGATGGCTAACTATCCCGGCGAAAAAGGGATCATCATGCTGAACGTGCGCGTCGCATCGCCGCCGCCACGCGCTCCAGAAGACACCCCGCCCGGTAAGATGTCTAGCTATATCTTCGGGCTCAAGCCTGGCGATAAGGTGACGATCAGCGGTCCTTATGGTGAGTTCTTCATCAAGGACACCGAATCGGAAATGGTCTACATCGGTGGTGGTGCCGGTATGGCTCCGTTGCGTAGTCACTTGTTCGAATTGTTCCGCAACCTGAAGACCGGCCGCAAAGTTAGCTACTGGTACGGTGGTCGTAGCCATCGCGAATTGTTCTATGTCGATCACTTCCGCAAGATCGAAGAAGAGTTCCCGAACTTCAAGTTCAACATCGCCCTTAGCGAACCGTTGCCCGAAGACAATTGGACCGGATACCGCGGCTTCATCCACCAGGTGCTCTACAACGAATATCTAAAGGACCACCCGGCTCCTGAAGACATTGAGTACTACATCTGCGGTCCGCCCATGATGAACGCTGCGGTCTTCAAGTTGTTGGACGACCTGGGCGTCGAAAAAGAAAACGTCGCTTACGACGATTTCGGCGGCTAA
- a CDS encoding putative manganese-dependent inorganic diphosphatase: protein MSLFVFGHKNPDTDAICSALAYANLLRKTSRPDAIACCCGPPNKRTEFVLRRAGLDTPRIVMDVRPEVEDVCRTDVVTACDTEVFSEVYERLKQHSLRAIPVLSGSGELVGILNLLDLLELVFQGDDDPAQSRMVNSSLSKICECLKGHFQHVSNADMREDFIVSVGAMSAHGFIEHIKDFPSEKLLVVSGDRPTIQLPALERGVRCLVVTGGYTLSPGLLELAKAKDVSVLVSPFDTGTTTVRIKSARGIASAITDRFISLSNKDTIAHARASVERSRQSIFPVVDDSQQLRGVLSKSDLIDPPKPQLVLVDHNEMAQAVDGAADADIVEVLDHHRLGGSLRSSQPIRFINEPVGSTCTLVAMRYRAAGIEPSPAYALCMASGIISDTIKLRSPTTTDIDREIYDWLASLCTCDLDDFARDFFEIGSALQTCTPEQVVAEDCKEFSEAGHRFSISQIEELGFGLFWDRQKEIRKALEELATQKGLDFAALLVTDISSSGSLLLMSSEPACWEEINYPRVGRNLYKLENVVSRKKQLLPLICSLLDAHPEPIE, encoded by the coding sequence ATGAGTCTATTTGTCTTTGGACACAAAAACCCCGACACCGATGCGATTTGTTCGGCGCTGGCTTATGCGAACCTGTTGAGGAAGACATCGCGGCCCGATGCAATTGCCTGCTGCTGTGGTCCGCCCAATAAACGGACCGAATTCGTGTTGCGACGGGCGGGGCTTGATACCCCGCGGATCGTGATGGATGTCCGCCCCGAAGTCGAAGATGTCTGCCGCACCGATGTCGTCACCGCGTGCGATACCGAAGTTTTTTCGGAGGTCTACGAACGGCTGAAACAGCATTCGCTGCGGGCGATTCCGGTCCTCTCGGGCAGCGGCGAACTGGTGGGGATCTTGAACTTGTTGGACCTCTTAGAATTGGTCTTTCAAGGCGACGACGACCCGGCCCAGTCGCGGATGGTCAATTCCAGTCTCAGCAAGATCTGCGAATGCCTGAAGGGACACTTTCAACATGTCAGCAACGCCGACATGCGGGAGGATTTTATTGTCAGCGTGGGCGCGATGAGCGCCCACGGCTTCATCGAACACATCAAAGACTTTCCTTCCGAGAAACTGCTGGTCGTCAGCGGCGATCGGCCGACGATTCAATTGCCGGCACTGGAACGGGGTGTCCGTTGTCTGGTCGTCACCGGCGGCTACACGCTTTCGCCGGGACTGCTGGAACTGGCGAAGGCCAAAGATGTTTCGGTGCTCGTCAGTCCATTTGATACCGGCACCACCACGGTCCGGATCAAAAGTGCGCGCGGGATCGCTTCGGCGATCACCGATCGCTTCATCAGCCTGTCGAACAAAGACACGATCGCCCATGCGCGGGCGAGCGTCGAACGGTCGCGACAGTCGATCTTCCCGGTCGTCGACGATTCGCAGCAACTGCGCGGTGTGCTATCGAAATCGGATTTGATCGATCCGCCGAAGCCACAACTGGTGCTTGTCGATCACAACGAGATGGCGCAAGCGGTCGATGGCGCTGCCGACGCCGACATTGTCGAAGTCCTCGATCACCATCGCTTGGGCGGCAGTCTGCGGTCCAGCCAGCCAATCCGTTTTATCAATGAACCGGTTGGATCGACCTGCACCTTGGTGGCGATGCGGTATCGCGCCGCGGGGATCGAACCGAGCCCCGCTTATGCCCTATGCATGGCCTCGGGGATCATCTCCGACACGATCAAACTGCGGTCGCCGACGACCACCGACATCGACCGCGAGATTTACGATTGGCTGGCCAGTTTATGCACCTGCGACCTCGACGACTTTGCGCGCGATTTCTTCGAGATCGGATCGGCGCTACAGACCTGCACCCCCGAACAAGTTGTTGCCGAGGACTGCAAAGAATTCAGCGAAGCGGGACACCGGTTCTCGATTTCCCAAATCGAAGAACTCGGCTTTGGCCTGTTTTGGGACCGCCAGAAAGAGATCCGCAAAGCGCTCGAAGAACTCGCCACCCAGAAAGGGCTCGACTTTGCCGCCCTGCTGGTAACCGACATCAGTTCTTCGGGTAGCCTGTTGTTGATGTCCAGTGAACCGGCGTGTTGGGAAGAGATCAATTACCCGCGCGTCGGCCGCAATCTTTACAAGCTGGAAAATGTTGTCAGTCGCAAGAAACAATTACTGCCATTGATCTGCAGCCTGCTCGACGCCCACCCCGAACCGATCGAATAG
- a CDS encoding 30S ribosomal protein S1: MVNRNLIRSLEDDTLANELLGLAPDEELEEMLLEAFEVEQQDFDVNKIVIGRIVELNDEWALVDVGFKSEGTVPLNEWGPDEDPPVVGGSVQVLIEEMEDELGGADDPYGMISLSKRKAEKIVQWEKMMESVAEDQVVTGTVIRKIKGGLLVDIGVNVFLPGSQVDIRRPGDIGDFIGRVIQAEVLKIDDTRRNIVISRRSLIEKQREEDRAYLMQELEVGQIRKGIVKNIADFGAFVDLGGIDGLLHITDMSWERIQHPSEMVAIDQEIDVKVLHIDREKQKIALGLKQKERNPWESIGERYEVGSTHKGEVVNVMSYGAFVKLEAGIEGLVHISEMSWTKRVNHPSELVSIGDQVEVKILGVDVEGQQLSLGMKQTQDNPWDIVMDKYPEGADVTGKIRNLTNYGAFVELEEGIDGLLHVSDMSWTRKISHPSEVLEKGQEINCKVLSVDQSRRRIALGLKQMEGDPWDNDIPDRYQPGQVINGKVTKITNFGVFVGLEDGLEGLLHISELADHKVEDPEEVVKVGDEIEVKILRVDTEERKIGLSRKRVEWAEDQEEAAAEEERQKVSEHQELKGGLGDGGPLIPTE, from the coding sequence ATGGTTAATCGAAATCTGATCCGTTCCCTCGAAGATGACACTCTGGCCAATGAACTGTTGGGACTGGCCCCCGACGAAGAACTAGAAGAAATGCTGTTGGAGGCCTTTGAGGTCGAACAGCAAGACTTCGATGTCAACAAAATTGTAATCGGCCGGATCGTCGAACTGAACGACGAATGGGCCCTGGTCGATGTCGGCTTCAAGAGCGAAGGAACGGTCCCGTTAAACGAATGGGGCCCCGACGAAGATCCACCCGTGGTGGGGGGCAGCGTCCAAGTCCTGATCGAAGAGATGGAGGACGAACTGGGTGGCGCGGACGACCCTTACGGCATGATCTCGCTGAGCAAGCGAAAGGCCGAGAAGATCGTCCAGTGGGAAAAGATGATGGAATCGGTTGCCGAGGACCAAGTGGTCACCGGTACCGTGATTCGCAAGATCAAGGGCGGCCTGTTGGTCGATATCGGCGTCAACGTCTTCCTGCCAGGAAGCCAAGTCGATATCCGTCGCCCTGGCGATATCGGAGATTTCATCGGTCGCGTGATCCAAGCCGAAGTCTTGAAGATCGACGACACCCGCCGCAACATCGTGATCAGCCGCCGTTCGTTGATCGAGAAGCAGCGTGAAGAAGATCGCGCTTACTTGATGCAAGAACTGGAAGTGGGCCAGATCCGCAAGGGTATCGTCAAGAACATCGCCGACTTCGGTGCGTTCGTCGACCTGGGCGGAATCGATGGTCTGTTGCACATCACCGACATGAGCTGGGAACGTATCCAACACCCAAGCGAAATGGTCGCCATCGATCAAGAGATCGACGTCAAGGTGTTGCACATCGACCGCGAAAAGCAAAAGATCGCTTTGGGTCTGAAGCAAAAAGAACGCAACCCATGGGAAAGCATCGGCGAGCGTTACGAAGTCGGTTCGACCCACAAGGGCGAAGTCGTCAACGTGATGAGCTACGGTGCGTTCGTCAAATTGGAAGCCGGTATCGAAGGCCTGGTTCACATCAGCGAAATGAGCTGGACCAAGCGGGTCAACCATCCATCGGAATTGGTTTCGATCGGCGACCAGGTGGAAGTCAAGATCTTGGGTGTCGATGTCGAAGGCCAACAATTGAGCCTTGGCATGAAGCAGACTCAAGACAATCCTTGGGACATTGTCATGGACAAGTACCCCGAGGGTGCCGACGTCACCGGCAAGATCCGCAACCTCACCAACTACGGTGCGTTTGTCGAACTCGAAGAAGGCATCGACGGCTTGTTGCACGTTTCGGACATGTCCTGGACTCGCAAGATCAGCCACCCGAGCGAAGTCTTGGAGAAGGGACAAGAGATCAACTGCAAGGTCTTGAGCGTCGATCAAAGTCGTCGCCGGATCGCGTTGGGTCTGAAGCAGATGGAAGGCGATCCTTGGGACAACGACATTCCAGATCGTTACCAACCCGGCCAAGTCATCAACGGCAAGGTCACCAAGATCACCAACTTTGGTGTCTTTGTGGGACTTGAAGATGGCCTGGAAGGTTTGCTGCACATCTCCGAATTGGCTGACCACAAGGTCGAAGATCCCGAAGAAGTCGTCAAGGTTGGCGATGAGATCGAGGTCAAGATCCTGCGTGTCGACACCGAGGAACGCAAGATCGGCTTGAGCCGCAAACGCGTTGAATGGGCCGAGGACCAAGAGGAAGCAGCCGCGGAAGAAGAACGTCAAAAGGTCTCCGAGCACCAAGAGCTGAAGGGCGGCTTGGGCGACGGTGGTCCGCTGATCCCAACCGAATAG
- a CDS encoding Na(+)-translocating NADH-quinone reductase subunit C, protein MTNTVLVALVLCLVCSSLVSVAAVKLKPLQEINKALDVQKNILDATGMAMEQLGIPASQLTKTQVETLFEQIETKLVDIETGEYVESNPEEIKSFDPRKAARDKDESTAIGDTAYPIGLGRRETVTKVYLVKSADGQLAQVVLPIYGNGLWSTLYGFLALDKDLQTVKGITFYEHGETPGLGGEVDNPAWKAEWEGLKVYNEEGQPELGVSKGPAPLNDNYLVDGLSGATITSRGVTNLVRYWVSEDGFKPYLEKLKAELPQTGGKS, encoded by the coding sequence ATGACCAATACGGTTTTGGTCGCCCTGGTTCTATGTCTGGTTTGCTCCAGCTTGGTCAGCGTCGCCGCCGTCAAGCTCAAGCCGCTGCAAGAGATCAACAAAGCGCTCGACGTCCAGAAGAACATTCTCGACGCGACCGGGATGGCGATGGAGCAGTTGGGGATTCCGGCCAGCCAGCTGACCAAGACTCAAGTCGAAACGTTGTTCGAACAGATCGAGACCAAGTTGGTCGACATCGAAACGGGAGAATACGTCGAGTCGAACCCTGAGGAGATCAAATCATTTGATCCCCGCAAAGCGGCTCGCGACAAAGATGAAAGCACCGCGATCGGCGATACCGCTTACCCCATCGGACTCGGGCGCCGCGAAACCGTCACCAAGGTCTACCTGGTCAAATCGGCTGATGGCCAATTGGCACAAGTCGTGTTGCCGATCTACGGCAACGGACTTTGGTCGACGCTCTACGGCTTCCTCGCCTTGGACAAGGACCTGCAGACCGTCAAAGGCATCACGTTCTACGAGCATGGCGAAACGCCGGGCTTGGGGGGTGAAGTCGACAATCCCGCCTGGAAGGCGGAATGGGAAGGCTTGAAAGTCTACAACGAAGAGGGGCAACCCGAGTTGGGCGTCAGCAAGGGCCCCGCGCCGCTGAACGACAACTACCTGGTCGACGGCCTCAGTGGTGCGACGATCACCAGTCGTGGCGTCACGAATCTGGTTCGCTACTGGGTTAGTGAAGATGGGTTCAAACCGTATCTCGAGAAACTCAAAGCGGAACTTCCGCAAACGGGAGGGAAGTCATAG
- a CDS encoding DUF2203 family protein, whose protein sequence is MTTTAAATRWFTPEKADKTLPLVRAIVSDIKELREAVRSRQSRVDEVLTSRPDSGSGPYHEELEAMRRSLNEDRRQIRAFISELTAIGAEIVEGDDAAVEFPAWVEGHAVRLRWSLNQPKVASWRELADPVTTCREVDSLHFTDGPEAADYTAR, encoded by the coding sequence ATGACCACCACCGCTGCTGCAACTCGCTGGTTTACCCCAGAAAAGGCCGATAAGACCCTGCCCCTGGTCCGTGCGATCGTGTCGGATATCAAGGAACTGCGTGAGGCGGTACGGTCGCGGCAGTCGCGCGTCGACGAAGTGTTGACATCGCGTCCCGACTCCGGTTCGGGGCCCTATCATGAAGAACTCGAAGCGATGCGGCGCTCTCTGAATGAAGACCGCCGCCAAATCCGCGCTTTCATCAGCGAGCTGACTGCGATTGGTGCGGAAATCGTCGAGGGGGACGACGCCGCTGTCGAATTCCCCGCCTGGGTCGAAGGACATGCCGTTCGGCTGCGTTGGTCGCTGAATCAACCGAAGGTCGCCAGTTGGCGCGAACTGGCCGACCCCGTCACGACGTGTCGCGAAGTCGACAGCTTGCATTTCACCGACGGCCCCGAAGCGGCCGACTATACCGCCCGCTAG